tgacagatcacaattaacattgaattaacatattcgaccaaataacgtcggtctgtcaattgcataggaataaacttcctcgatggtacatacacatgcggtgatcttgatctatgtctgtacTCTGTGGTAAAAAGTGTCATGTCGTTAAAACTTCGTATgattttttccgtctagccccctttcgcaacgcgtgATAAGgcacttcgttccaaaaaaaaaagaagaagtgAAATGAATGTTTAATCTATTTCAATCCGCAGGTGGTGGAACCAATCAACCGTCTGCTCGACACTGTGCCGTTTTCGTGCGTGTTCTACTCCCTGGACTGGCACCCCCCGGACCACGTGTCCTTCATAGACAACGTGCACATGCGGGAGCTGCATCCCTCCAGCCCGGTGAGTGACAGGGGAATGGCGCCAGGGGACTGACGACGTCAACTATTTGCGTCGAAATGCCTGTCTGGTTCGgggacaaaattattttaaatattaaaaaaaggtcattttcacgtcacgatttattttttaaattaatagctTAATCCTTATAAACTCTTTTCTAAAATATCTGATAGTTTATACAACATGTGGCATAGTGATAGCTTCCATAATTAACTTGATGTAAGCATATCAAGTTAATTTtgtgataataaattatagtgaCATTGTGTGCGTCTCGCATATATACGCTTCAATGACTTAGCACAATAGATTGTGTGCCCTGCCTTATGCATGATCACTGTGTCGAAGGTCGACAAATAATGAAAGAATGAAAAACGATTTGGTTTATATTTATCAACAGACTACACAACAAAACTAGTTGGTAAATAATTGTTGtcaatacagaaaaaaaaaaaatttgtttgaacgcgctcatCACACTAAATACCACAAtataaaacacataatatacatattattagttatgcaatactgttttattttaatttataatataattcatgTAATTATGACATCGATTATGATTCATGTTGGAACTTGTACATATATTATGCACAAGTTTTGTACACTAATGCATAATTGATGTTAGAGGTTTACGCCGGAAAAGGTAACAAACTGACTCgagcattttaatattatatgaaaaaattaaGAACCTTTTTGTGACTTTTAATTCATTTGTCAGGTGTCGGCGGACAAGGCGCAGGCACACGATACCGTGGTGTTTGCCGGCCCGCCGCCCATGAAGCAGCGGTTGTGGCCGCGACACTGCGTGCAAGACACCTGGGGCGCTGAGCTACATAAGGACCTCAAGGTCAGGGGCTAGGGGACTGTTTAATGAGGGGGAGCTGTTTGTGGACGTCTTTAAGTGGACAAATACTGTTTTTGTCGGCGGGGGATTTCTTTTGTAGGCAGGGGACTAGATTGGATAGGCAACGGACTGTTTATGTATCCGGTGtactgatttagatgaaatgACGTTCTGAGTATATTATTAGTTTTCAAagctataaataattaataactttgtaattGTTGTTGTATTTATTAGTTTACAACACTATTATTTTCAGGTGGTGGAACACGGCGTGAAGGTGTACAAGGGGACGAACCCCGAGGTGGACTCGTACTCGGTGTTCTGGGACAACAAGCGGCTGAGCGACACGAGCCTGTCGCACCAGCTGCGCGCGCGCCACGTCTCCGACATATACATCTGCGGCATCGCGTACGACGTCTGCGTCGGTGAGTGAGACAGGGGACTGACTACACCACGTCCATaaaagtctacgaataataaaaactaaagaagagtaacagtgtcaaaaaatttgttccgcgAGCTACAAAAAGAGTGTGTTTTTAGAGAGGTGACAattattaatgtcaacggctttttGAGTATTAGTGTTTAGTTGCTAtggtcatattttagtgtgcgacagggaaccaaattcaaaacggttgaagtatgggagttacgtttccttagtttttattattgtagatacaattagtattaaaaatgtgaaagtgtgtctgtctgtctgacaaacgtctgttacctcttcaagcccaa
Above is a genomic segment from Aricia agestis chromosome 18, ilAriAges1.1, whole genome shotgun sequence containing:
- the LOC121735895 gene encoding nicotinamidase isoform X3 is translated as MFQVFDQNSDGFIDKDEFTFCWNHWIKVIVRPVSAFLVVDVQNDFISGTLNISKCNAQQDGTEVVEPINRLLDTVPFSCVFYSLDWHPPDHVSFIDNVHMRELHPSSPVSADKAQAHDTVVFAGPPPMKQRLWPRHCVQDTWGAELHKDLKVVEHGVKVYKGTNPEVDSYSVFWDNKRLSDTSLSHQLRARHVSDIYICGIAYDVCVGATISDALAIGYRAVLIDDASRGVSVPDIQATKDAVLADHGVIVESHEVLAMVEGRDRRPELGYKLAMELKKAMKDNQ